The Nocardia vinacea genome contains the following window.
GCAGTTTTGCGATGAACTCGACGGTGTCGCGACGCCGCCCGATGAACGCGGGGTCGGCGGTGTAGACAACCGCGCCGGAACGCATGTCATGCCGGTGATACCCCCGAGCTTCGTCGTACTCCCGCGCGCCCGCCAATGCGACACCGAATCCCGGGTGCCAGCGCCGCAGTTGGGCGGGCTTATGTCCGTAGTAGGTGAACAGGAAGTCGATCACCGGATGTGATGATCCCGCCGCGCGTCGTTCGAGATACGGTCCGACGAGCTCGTGCAGCCGAGCCCGGTGCGCGGCGGCCTTGGTCCGCCACTCGGACTCGGCCAGCACGATCATTCGATCACCCGGTGCGTCCCGTCGCGCACAGTGCCGACGAACTCTTCCACCAGATCCTCCAGCGCCACAATGCCCACCGTATTTCCACGGGTGTCCACGACACGGCCGAGGTGGGAATTGGTGCGGCGCAAGCGGGCCAGCGCCTCGTACAGGGGAGTACCGGCGCTCACCGTCGGCAGTGGGCGAATATCCGTGCGCGGGATGGGTGTATTCGGTCCGGCGCTTTCGTCGGCGACCTTGTCGAGCACATCCTTCACATGCAGATACCCGACCAGCGAGCCGTCGCTCGCGCACACCGGATACCGGGAGAAACCGGTTTCGGCGACCGCGGTTTCGATATCGCCGAGCGTGGTGCCATTGCCGCGCAACGGAACCGAGCGGGTCGTCGCCAGCTGCACCATCACATCGCCGACCACCCGATCGGAGGTGCCCAGCGCCTGGGTGAGGCGGCGGTGCTCCTCCTCGTCGAGCAGGCCCTCCGAACGGGATTCACCGATCATCTCGGCGAGCTCAACACTCGAGACCGTTGCCTCGAGCTCATCCTTCGGCTCGATCCGCAACATGCGCAGCGACAGATTCGCCGCCAGGTTGTAGAAGGCGATGAGCGGACGCGCCAAGCGCAACCACATCAGATGCGCCGGAACCAGCAGCAGCGCACTGCGTTCCGGTCCGGCCAGCGCGATATTCTTCGGAATCATCTCGCCGAACAGAATGTGCAGGATCACCACGATCGCCAGCGCGATGGCGAATGCCATCGGATGCAGCAGCTGCTCGGGCAGGCCGACCAGCTCGAACGGCCCCTCCAGCAAATGCGCCACCGCGGGTTCGCCGACCCGGCCGAGCAGGATCGAGCAGATGGTGATGCCGAGCTGCGCGGCGGCCAACATCATGGACAGGTTCTCACCGGCCCGGATCACCGTGTGCGCCTTGCGCTTTCCCTGTGCGGCGAGCGCCTCGAGACGGTCACGGCGGGCCGAGATGAGCGCGAATTCGGCGGCGACGAAGAAGGCATTGCAGGCCAGCAGCACCACCGTCAACAGGACACCGAGGAGATCACCCATGGCTGTTCTCCTTCAACACGGCGGCCGCGACCGGGACGAGCCGGATCCGATCGATACGCCGCCCGTCCATCCGTTCGACCTTGGCGATCCAGCCGCCGTCATCATCGTTCGGGTAGCGATGCGAGGACCGTGGATTCGGCAGGATCACCTCATCACCGGTAACCGGGATGCGGCCGAGCCGGGTGAGCACCAGACCGCCGAGGGTTTCGTATTCGCCCTCCGGCGCGTCGTAGCCGGTGGCCCGGGAGACCTCGTCGACGCGTAGCAGCCCCGAGCAGTCCCAGCCGTCGGCGACCCGGCGGACATCGCGTTCTTCCTCGTCGTGCTCGTCGCGGACATCGCCGAGGATTTCCTCGATGAGATCCTCCATGGTCACGATGCCCGCGGTGCCGCCGTATTCGTCGACCACCAGCGCGACCTGCATACCGTCGGCGCGCACCCGCTCGAGCACCTCGTCGCCGTCGAGGCTGGCGGGCACGATCGGCACCGGCCGGGCGAGCAGATGCAGCGGGATGGTGTTGCGGACATTCGCCGGATGGGTGAACGCCTGTTTGACGTGCACCACGCCGAGGGTGTTGTCCAGATCGCCGTCGATGATCGGGAAGCGGGAGTAACCGGTGCGGCTGGCGGCCGCGATCAGATCGGCGATGGTGTCGGACTTGTCCAGGGATTCGATCTTCACCCGCGGTGTCATCAACTCCTCGGCGCTGCGCTCACCGAATTGCAGCGAGCGATCGACCAGCTGCGCGGTGCGGTGGTCCAGCGCGCCGCGCAGTGCGGAGGTGCGCACCAGCGAGCCGAGTTCCTGCGGGGAGCGCGCCGAACGCAGCTCCTCGGCCGGTTCCACGCCGAGGCGCCGGACCACCCAGTTTGCGGTGCCGTTGAGGAAGTGGATCATCCACTTGAACACCACGGAGAAGGCGATCATCGGGCCCGCGGTCACCCGGGCGGTGCCGAGCGGCTTCGATATCGCGATGTTCTTCGGCACGAGCTCGCCGTAGATCATCGACAGCGAGGTGGCGAGCAGCAACGCCAGCGTGAGCGAGATACCATGCGCCGCACCATCGCTCAGACCGAGCGCGGTGAACAGCGGCGACAGCAGTCGGGCCAGGACGGGTTCGGCGATATAGCCCGTGATCAGCGTGGTGATGGTGATACCGAGCTGGGCTCCGGAGAGCTGGAACGACAATGTGGTGTGCGCTTGCCGGACCATGCGCGAGCGGGCGTCCCCGACCGCGCGCACATGCGATTCGACGGTGCTGCGTTCCAGAGCGGTGAGCGAGAACTCGGCGGCAACGAACAATGCGGTGCCAACGGTGAGGGCGATGAACCCGATCAGGCTGAGCACGGTGAGCACGACGGACATCGTCAGCACCACCTGCGAGACATGCGATGAGCTGAATCGGATCGGACGGCTAGGGGAAGGAGGGCGCCGGGTTTGTCACCCGGCTCGGTAGAGGAGCCCTCCTGTGCGGCGCCCTCGGACGCGGGTGACAACTTGTTCCTCTCGGCAAATGGGTTTGTGTAACCGGAAACCGGCAACCACTATGCTACCGGCCCACGCGCGTGCCCGCGTGGGCCGGTGTTGCTGTGTTGGATTTGCCGCGCCTGCGGCGCGGCGTGTTCGCGGCCCCTGGTGTCTCGCGTCCGAGCCGTCGAGACTCGCGCCTGCGGCGCATGCGCTTCGACGACTCGGACGCGAGACGGGCCGCGAACGGGTCGCTCGTAAGACTCGCTCCGTTGTGGTCGCTTGGGCGGGAAGTTCGGCACTGACGTATGCCTTCCCGGCGGCGCGGGGCATGTTCTTCGATGACTCGGACGCGAGACGGGCCGCGAACGGGTCGCTCGTAAGGCTCGCTGCGTTGTGGTCGCTTGGGCGGGAAGTTCGGCACTGGGCGTATGCCTTCCCGGCGGCGCGGCGCATGTGCTTCGACGACTCGGCTGAGTCGATGGCCGCGCCTTCGAGCGGTCGCGAGACGGGCGCTTGGGGTATCCGCTGAGGCGGGACGACCGGGTCCTTTCCGTTGGCGGCAGGGCTACCAGCCGCTCGGCAGCGGGCGGCCTTCGGCGAAACCTGCGGCTGATTGCACGCCGAGCACGGCCTTGTCGTGGAACTCGGTGAGGCTGCGGGCACCCGCGTAGGTGCAGGCGCTGCGGACGCCGGAGCAGATGTGGTCGATGAGGTCCTCGACGCCGGGGCGTTCCGGATCCAGGCGCATGCGCGAGCTGGAGATGCCCTCTTCGAACAGTGCCTTACGGGCGCGGTCGAAGCCGCTGTCGGTGGCGGTGCGGGCGGCGACGGCGCGCTTGGAGGCCATGCCGAAGCTTTCCTTGTAGGCATTGCCGTCGCGGTCGACGCGCAGGTCACCGGGGGATTCGTAGGTGCCGGCGAACCAGGAGCCGATCATCACATTGGACGCGCCCGCGGCCAGTGCGAGAGCGACGTCGCGCGGGTGCCGGACCCCGCCGTCGGCCCAGATGTGCACGCCGAGTTCCTTTGCGGCGGTGGCGCATTCGGCCACCGCGGAGAACTGCGGACGGCCGACGCCGGTCATCATGCGGGTGGTGCACATGGCGCCGGGGCCGACACCGACCTTGATGATGTCCGCGCCCGCCGCGGCCAGATCGCGGGTGCCCTGCGCGGAGACCACATTGCCCGCGACCAGCGGCACGCCGAGGCCGAGATCGCGGATGGCGCTGAGGGTTTCGAGCATCTTGGCCTGGTGGCCGTGTGCGGTATCGATGACGAGCAGGTCCGCGCCCGCGTCGACGAGCGACTTGGCCCTGGCCGCCACGTCGCCGTTGATGCCGACCGCGGTGGCGACGCGCAACTGGTTGTTGGCGTCCACATTGGGCTGGTAGATGCCGGCGCGGATGGCTCCGGTGCGGGTCAGCACGCCCGCGAGGCTGCCGTCTTCGGCGATGAGCACGGCGAGTTGCGCGTGTTCGGCCTCGAGCAGGTCGAACAGATCGCGGGGCGAGGTGCTGGCCGGTGCCCGCACGAAGTCGGTGACCGCCACATCGCGCAGCCGGGCGAACCGGTCGACATCAGTGCAGGACGCCTCGGTGACCACACCGACCGGCTTACCGCCGTCGACGACGACCACGGCACCGTGGGCGCGCTTGTGCATCAGGGCGACGGCCTCGGAGACCGAACGCTCCGGATCCAGCGTGACCGGGGTATCGGCGGTGAGCGAGCGGCTCTTGACGAAGGCGATGGTTTCCGACGCCGCGGCGATCGGGAGATCCTGCGGTAGGACGACGATGCCGCCGCGACGGGCGACCGTCTCGGCCATCCGGCGTCCGGCGACCGCGGTCATATTCGCGACGACAATGGGAATGGTGGTGCCGGACCCGTCTGCGGTCGAAAGATCCACGTCGAACCGTGACGCGACATCCGTCCGATTCGGGACGAGGAAGAGGTCGTCGTAGGTCAGGTCGTACGGCGGCTGATGACCAGGGAGAAACTGCACTTAACCGATTCTAACCGTTGCGCCGTAGTTCCGTGCAATCACCCAGCATTCGGTCCGGCCCAGCTCCAGATGTGAGGCGCGGCACCGGAATCAAGATCAGGTGGAATTGGCGGCGGCGCTTCTCGGCCGCTGCCGCCATGGTTTCCACGTGATCTCGAGCCGTGTGTCATGCCTCGGCTTGGATGCGGGAGAGTTGGATTGTGGTCGCGCACATGATGATTACGGCGATGGCGATTACGACGAGTCCGATGTGGTTGGTGCGGAGGCGTTCGTGGAGGACGGTGATGCCGATGAAGGCGGCGGCCAAGGGTTCGGCGATGGTTACGGCGGGCAACGATGCGACCAGGGGGCCGGATTGGAAGGCGCGTTGCTGCAGATAGAGGCCGATCAGGCCGGAGGCCAACAGGGCCCAGGTCTGCCAGCTGCCCGTTACGTGGGTCAGGCCGCCATCGAAGAGTTCGGTTACATACTCGGTGAGCGCGGCGGCCAGACCGAACAGGGCCCCGCCCACGGCGCCCAACAGGAGTGCGCGGCGGGTCGGGACGGAGGTACCGAGGGCGACAACGAACGCTACCGCCAGCAGACCGAGTAGGGCGGCCAGCGGCGGGATCCACTCACGCAGGGGCGCATTGGTATTGCCCTCGGACGGATCGCCGACGATCAAGAAGCAGGCAAGCGCCGCCGCGAGGACGATGGCGGTCGCCCACGTGCGCGGGGTGACGCGGCGGTGGTTGATCCGGGCGGAGAGCGGGAGCGCAAAGACCAGCATGCTCACCAGAATTGGCTGGACGAGCAGCACCGCACCCAGCGCCAGGGCGGCGACCTGCATCGCGAAGCCGCCCGCGTCACCGACGATTCCGGCCCACCAGCGCGGATTGCGTATCAGCGAACGAATGAGCGACTCGTCCTCCGGAACCGCGGCCGCCGCATGTTGCTGCGTGACCGCCGCCACCGCGAAGAGCAATGCCGAGATCAGCGCGCAGACGACCGCACCCACCTGATGATTCGCCACGCAGTCAGTTTGCCCCGCGATTGCGGCTGCCCGGCACTCCCTGCGCTCGACCGGCGCGTCGACGTGCACGCCCGGGCGTGTCGCCGCTGGTCGCAGCGGTGTGACCGGATGCGGCACCGCGACCGGAAGTGGCTCCTGTGCCATGGCTGGCCGAGGTGCTGCGCGCGGCAGAGCCCGATCCGGCGGAACGCGTCGCGGCCGCCTTCGTCGCCCCGGCGGCACGACCCGAGGTGCCGACACCGCGCCGACTCGACGTCGCGGTGGAGCTGGACGAACCAGCCGAGGACTTCTTCGCACCGCCGGCGCGACCACTCGCACCGGCACTACGCCGCCCGGCACCAGCTGAGCTCGCACCGCCCGAGCGTGTGCCGCGACCACGACCGCCGGAACCCGGTCCACCCGACCGGCGGCTCGACTTACCGACCTCCAACTCCCCCTCGTCACTCACCGTGACCGCCGAGTTCGCCGCGACGATCGGCACACCGGAGGGCTGCTTCGCGCCGGTGATCTGGATCAGCCGCCGATCACCTGGACGGACCTGCACGCCGTCGACATCGACGCCCGCCTTGCGGGTCATCTTCTCGACCTCGGCGCGTTCCTCCTCGGTGACCAGCGTGACGACGACGCCGTCCTCACCGGCCCGGGCGGTGCGGCCCGCGCGATGCAGGTACGCCTTGGATTCCGCGGGCGGATCCACGTGCACGACAAGGGAAATCCCGTCCACATGGATACCGCGCGCGGCCACATCGGTGGTCACCAGCACCGGTGTCATACCGTCGGCGAAGGCGGCCAGCGTCCGCACCCGGTTGTTCTGTGCCTTCCCGCCGTGCAGCGCGCCGGCAGCGATTCCGGCCGCACGCAACTGCTTGGCGAGCCGGTCCGCACCGTGTTTGGTGCGCACGAACATGATGGTCAGCCCGTCGCGGGCGGCGATCTGCGCGGTGATGTCGCGCTTATCGGCCTTGCGGAGGTACAGCAGATGATGCGACATCGTCGCGACCGAGGCCGACGGCGGTGCGGTGGAATGGGTGACGGGCGAGCGCAGATAGCGCTTGACCAGCTTGTCGACCTCACCGTCGAGGGTGGCCGAAAACAGCAGGCGCTGACCATCTTTCGGCGTCCGGTCGAGCAGCTTGGTGACCTGCGGCAGGAAGCCCATATCGGCCATATGGTCGGCCTCGTCCAGTGCGATGATCCGCACATCGGACAGGTCGGCCGAGCGCTGGTTGATCAGGTCTTCGAGCCGACCCGGCGTCGCGATGAGCAAGTCCACACCGCGCGCGAGCCGGTCGGCCTGCCGCTTGATCGGCGCGCCGCCGACCACCGAAGTGACCCGCAGCCCGAGCGACAATGCCGCACTGTCCAGCGCCTTTTCGATCTGGGCCGCCAGTTCGCGGGTCGGCACCAGCACGAGACCGCGCGGACGACCCGGCTTGGCTTGGGCGCCCGCGAGCAGCGCGAGCATCGGCAGCCCGAAGGCCAGGGTCTTGCCGGAGCCGGTGGGGCCGCGTCCGAGCACATCCTTACCCGCCAGCGCATCGGTCGCGGTCGCGGCCTGGATCGGGAACGGCGCCTCGATGCCGTCGCGGCGCAGCGCCTGGACGAGCACGGCGGGTAGGCCCAGCTCCGCGAAGGTGGTGGCAGGGGTGGAGGAGGTCAACAGGGTTGTGTGCCTTTCATGTCTCGGCGCGGGCGGATCCGGGCACGCGTGGTGCCGCCGAGATGGTTGGGCCCGGTCATCGGGATGCGGTAGGACCGGGTGTGTCGGGGAGAACCGGAGGAATCAGTTACGAAGCAGCCGATCCAGTTCGACCAGCCAGGGTACCGCGACGGCCATGGTCGGGACCACCAGGATGGCCGCCGATCCCAGATACGCCGCCGAGGCGACCCGAATATCGCCGATCCGTCCACCCAGGCGCTGGATGCGGATCAGGGTGGTCGGCCCGCCCGCGGCGAGCGCGCCCTGCGGAGCGGTGGATTTGGCGCACGCGACCAGCGCACGGGCCAGCGGCTTCGGGCCGGTCACCTTCACCGCCGAGTCGTCGGCGAGCAGTTCGATCAGCAGTTTCACCGAGCCGAGTGCGGCCTTGCTGCGCACCACCCGGGGGAATGCCTCGTGCACCGCGGTGAATGCCTCGAGCACCAGATCGTGCCGGGCGCGCAGATGCGAGCGCTCATGACTGACGATGGCGGTGACCTCGGCGTCCTGCAGGCTGGTCAGCGTGCCTTCGCTCAGTACGACCCGCTGGCGCAGGCCGGGCAGACAGTAGGCGATCGGCTCGGTGGAGGCGAGCACTCGGATATCGGCGGCGCGGCGCTGCGGTCCGCTCTGGTCGAGCAGATCGACGAGCATGCGGTGGCGCGCCCGACGCCTGCGGGTGTGCACGCCGACACACACGATCGCGTACATCAGCCGAGCGCCGACCAGCAGGGTCAACGCGAAGACGAAGACATAGGCCAGCCACAGCGGCAGTCCGAGCGCGTCGATTTCCCGGGCCGGGGAGGTGGTCGGGCGACCGTTCGGTCCGGGGACGAGTAGTTGGGCGGCGATGGCCAGGCCCGAGCCGAATGCGCTGAGCACGGCGGCGAGCGCGATGGCCTGCCATAACACGAGCGCGGCGCGCGGAGTCCGATACGGCCAGGTCGCGCGGCTCAGCAGCGCTGGGGCAGGCCCCGCGAGAAGCAAAGCGAGACCGGCGAAGACCGGCGCGGTTGCGTTCATCGAGTCAGCTCACTGCGTTGTGGGGCCAGGGCACTCACCTCATTGTGAGGCCAGGATCCCAAGACTACTGCTTCGGCGGCGCAGTATCTTCGGATGCCTCGAGCTTAGCGAGTGCTTCCCGCAACGCGTCCGTATCGTCCCTGCCGACCTGTTCGACGAAATGCACGAGCGCCGCCGCGCGGCTGCCCGCCACATCGGCCTGCTGCAATGCGTCGACCATCAAGCTGGCCACCAGTTCGTCGCGGGTGTGCACCGGGGCGTAGCGGTGAGCGCGGTCGTCGCGGCGCTGAACCACCAGGTTCTTCTTCGCCAGCCGTTGCAGCACCGTCATCACCGTGGTGTACGCGAGCTCACGGCGGGCGGCCAAAGCCTCGTGTACCTGCCGTACGGTCTGCGGCTCGTCACTGGACCACAGCTGGTCCATGACCGCTTTCTCGAGTTCACCAAGTCCTGCCATTCCACAAGTTTACGGACTCAACGACACAATTGCGTACTACACCCCGTCGTAACTACCTGATAGCTGGTGTGTCATTTGTCATACCCGGGCAAGATGTGCCGGGTTCCGATGGGCACGATCATCGGACGGCCGGAGACCGGATCCTCGAGGACCGAGGCATCGAGATCGAAGACCTCGCGCAGCAATGTGACATCGATGATATCGGCGGGCGCACCCTGGGCGACGATGCGTCCGTCGCGCATGACGATGAGTCGGTCGCTGTAGCGAATGGCCAGGTTGAGATCGTGCAGCACCATCACCACGGTGCGGCCGAGCTCGTCGTGCAGCCGGTCGATCAGGTCCAGGACCTCGATCGAATGTGCGAGGTCGAGGTAGGTGGTCGGCTCGTCGAGCAGCAGAATATCGGTGCCCTGGGCCAGTGCCATCGAGATCCAGGCGCGTTGGCGCTGACCGCCGGACAACTCGTCGAGTGAGCGATCGGCCAGGTCGGCGATGCCTGTGGCCGCGAGTGCGGACATGACCTCGGCCTCGTCGGTGGCCGACCACTGCCGGATCCAGGACTGATGCGGATGACGCCCGCGCGCAACGAGATCCGCGACGGTGAGCCCTTCGGGCGCGACCGGCGACTGCGGGAGCATGCCGATGATGCGTGCCACATCCTTGGTCTTCATCATCGAAATCGCCTTGCCGTCCAACAGGATTCGCCCCTGGCGGGGACGCAGCAGGCGGCCGAGTGAGCGCAGCATGGTCGACTTGCCGCAGCCGTTCGGGCCGATGACGGTGGTGACGACACCGGGTGCGATATCGATATCGAGTCCGTCGACGACGACGCGATCGCCGTAGCCGAGGGTGACTTCCTGCGCGGAGAGCCGCGAATCGATGGTCATGACAGGGTCGCCTTCCGATTCATACGCACGAGCAGGTAGAGCAGGAACGGTCCGCCGAAGGCGGCGGTCACGACACCGACCGGCAGATCGACCGGAAACAGCGTGCGCGAGGCCACATCCGCGCCGACTACCAGAATGGCACCGATGAGCGCCGAGCCGATGAGTGGTTCGCCAGGAGTTCGCAGCAGTCGGCGCGCGATCTGCGGTGCGGCGAGCGCCACAAAAGTGACCGGACCGACGGCCGCCGTGGCGACGGACGCGGCCACGACGGCCGCGCCGATCAATAGCGTCTGCTGAGTCTGGATGCGCACGCCGAGCACGCGGGTGGTGTCGGTGCCGAGACGGAGTGCGGCAAGGGTTCGTGCGGAGCCCACCGCGACCACGACGACAACGCCCAGGGCCAGCACGGCCGGGACGAGTTTGGTGCGGTCCGCGCTATTGAGCGAGCCATTGAGCCAGAGTTGCGCGCGAGCCGCGTCCTGCAGGCTGGCGCGGGTGAGCAGAAAGCTGATGCCGGACAACAACAATGCGTTCACCCCGATGCCGATCAGTACCAGTCGCATCGGCGTGACGCCGCGGTCGCCGGTCACGCTGCGACCCCAGGCGAGGAGGTAGATCACGATCGCGGTGAGCAAACCTCCGGTCAGTGCTGCCAGCGGTGCGCCGATGCTCGCGGCGAGTCCCGTTGTCGCGCCGCCGGTTCCGACCAGTACCGCGACCGCGCCGAGGCTCGAGCCGGTGGTGATGCCGAGCATATCCGGTGCGGCGAGTGGGTTGTGCAGGATCGATTGGGTGATCGCGCCAGCGATGCCGAGGGCCGCACCGACGACCGCGGCGGTGAGCGCGCGCGGCAATCGGGACTCCAGCACGATGAAGCGCTGGGAACGGGTGCCGCCGCCGCTGAGCACATCGAGTACTCGGTCGATCGGAATGTGGGCTTCGCCGAAGGCGATATCGAGGCAGAACAGTGTGAGCACGGTCGCGGCGAGCGCCAGAACTATGAGCGTCATGGTGGGGCGCAACACAATCGACACCGGACCGAGGCGCAGGGCGGGGCGGATGCGGCGCAACGGCGCCGTCGACGGAATACCGCTGGGCCCGGTCGCGGTGTTATCCGAGGAGATTTCGTCCATGATTCGTTCGCTCATGGATGCTCCCCGGTGGCCCGCAAATTCGTGCGCGGCCATCGCTGTGACATCTCCCTCACAGGCTCACCAACTTCTTGCGACGAACCAGCAGAATGAAGAACGGTGCACCCAGGGCCGAGATCATCACGCCGACCTGTAATTCGCCCGGCCGCGCCACAATTCGCCCGACCACATCGGCGACCAGCAGCAGCAACGCACCGAGCAGTCCGGAGTACGGGATCAGCCAGCGATAGTCGGGACCGGTGAAAACCCTTGCGACATGCGGCACTATCAATCCGATGAATGCGATCGGGCCGACCGCCGCTGTCGCGGCACCGCACAGCAATACGATCGCCGCCAGGCCGAGCGCACGGCTGCGTCCGATATGCACCCCGAGTCCGCGCGCGACCTCGTCACCGAGGCTCAGCAGATTCAGGCCGGGCGCAGCCGCGACGGCCAGCACAACGCCGATCGCCAAGAACGGCAGCACCTGCCAGAACACCTCGGCATCGCGCCCGTTCACCGTGCCGACCACCCAGAATCGGTAGGTGTCCAGCGCAGCATTGTCCATAAGGACAATGGCATTCGTCATCGCCTGCAGGAATGCGGTCACCGCGGCGCCGGCCAGCACCAGGCTGAGCGGGCTCGCCTTGCCACCGCCGATTGCGGACACACCGAACACCACCAGCCCGGCGATCAGCGCCCCCGCGAAGGCGAACCAGATGTACTGCTCGGGTGCGGTCAGCGCGAACAGGTAAATGCTCAGCGCTGC
Protein-coding sequences here:
- a CDS encoding M56 family metallopeptidase; its protein translation is MNATAPVFAGLALLLAGPAPALLSRATWPYRTPRAALVLWQAIALAAVLSAFGSGLAIAAQLLVPGPNGRPTTSPAREIDALGLPLWLAYVFVFALTLLVGARLMYAIVCVGVHTRRRRARHRMLVDLLDQSGPQRRAADIRVLASTEPIAYCLPGLRQRVVLSEGTLTSLQDAEVTAIVSHERSHLRARHDLVLEAFTAVHEAFPRVVRSKAALGSVKLLIELLADDSAVKVTGPKPLARALVACAKSTAPQGALAAGGPTTLIRIQRLGGRIGDIRVASAAYLGSAAILVVPTMAVAVPWLVELDRLLRN
- a CDS encoding ABC transporter ATP-binding protein encodes the protein MTIDSRLSAQEVTLGYGDRVVVDGLDIDIAPGVVTTVIGPNGCGKSTMLRSLGRLLRPRQGRILLDGKAISMMKTKDVARIIGMLPQSPVAPEGLTVADLVARGRHPHQSWIRQWSATDEAEVMSALAATGIADLADRSLDELSGGQRQRAWISMALAQGTDILLLDEPTTYLDLAHSIEVLDLIDRLHDELGRTVVMVLHDLNLAIRYSDRLIVMRDGRIVAQGAPADIIDVTLLREVFDLDASVLEDPVSGRPMIVPIGTRHILPGYDK
- a CDS encoding FecCD family ABC transporter permease — encoded protein: MTASGTIAPGARRTNTARSRRLGLVALTALLLIATVASIAIGTRSLSPGTVYDAVHNALSCPGGPFTCPAGSTAEEIVRGLRLPRTALGLVTGLALGIAGALIQGYTRNPLADAGLLGLNAGAAFLAALSIYLFALTAPEQYIWFAFAGALIAGLVVFGVSAIGGGKASPLSLVLAGAAVTAFLQAMTNAIVLMDNAALDTYRFWVVGTVNGRDAEVFWQVLPFLAIGVVLAVAAAPGLNLLSLGDEVARGLGVHIGRSRALGLAAIVLLCGAATAAVGPIAFIGLIVPHVARVFTGPDYRWLIPYSGLLGALLLLVADVVGRIVARPGELQVGVMISALGAPFFILLVRRKKLVSL
- a CDS encoding hemolysin family protein; this translates as MSVVLTVLSLIGFIALTVGTALFVAAEFSLTALERSTVESHVRAVGDARSRMVRQAHTTLSFQLSGAQLGITITTLITGYIAEPVLARLLSPLFTALGLSDGAAHGISLTLALLLATSLSMIYGELVPKNIAISKPLGTARVTAGPMIAFSVVFKWMIHFLNGTANWVVRRLGVEPAEELRSARSPQELGSLVRTSALRGALDHRTAQLVDRSLQFGERSAEELMTPRVKIESLDKSDTIADLIAAASRTGYSRFPIIDGDLDNTLGVVHVKQAFTHPANVRNTIPLHLLARPVPIVPASLDGDEVLERVRADGMQVALVVDEYGGTAGIVTMEDLIEEILGDVRDEHDEEERDVRRVADGWDCSGLLRVDEVSRATGYDAPEGEYETLGGLVLTRLGRIPVTGDEVILPNPRSSHRYPNDDDGGWIAKVERMDGRRIDRIRLVPVAAAVLKENSHG
- a CDS encoding DMT family transporter, translated to MANHQVGAVVCALISALLFAVAAVTQQHAAAAVPEDESLIRSLIRNPRWWAGIVGDAGGFAMQVAALALGAVLLVQPILVSMLVFALPLSARINHRRVTPRTWATAIVLAAALACFLIVGDPSEGNTNAPLREWIPPLAALLGLLAVAFVVALGTSVPTRRALLLGAVGGALFGLAAALTEYVTELFDGGLTHVTGSWQTWALLASGLIGLYLQQRAFQSGPLVASLPAVTIAEPLAAAFIGITVLHERLRTNHIGLVVIAIAVIIMCATTIQLSRIQAEA
- a CDS encoding FecCD family ABC transporter permease, with product MSERIMDEISSDNTATGPSGIPSTAPLRRIRPALRLGPVSIVLRPTMTLIVLALAATVLTLFCLDIAFGEAHIPIDRVLDVLSGGGTRSQRFIVLESRLPRALTAAVVGAALGIAGAITQSILHNPLAAPDMLGITTGSSLGAVAVLVGTGGATTGLAASIGAPLAALTGGLLTAIVIYLLAWGRSVTGDRGVTPMRLVLIGIGVNALLLSGISFLLTRASLQDAARAQLWLNGSLNSADRTKLVPAVLALGVVVVVAVGSARTLAALRLGTDTTRVLGVRIQTQQTLLIGAAVVAASVATAAVGPVTFVALAAPQIARRLLRTPGEPLIGSALIGAILVVGADVASRTLFPVDLPVGVVTAAFGGPFLLYLLVRMNRKATLS
- a CDS encoding BlaI/MecI/CopY family transcriptional regulator, whose protein sequence is MAGLGELEKAVMDQLWSSDEPQTVRQVHEALAARRELAYTTVMTVLQRLAKKNLVVQRRDDRAHRYAPVHTRDELVASLMVDALQQADVAGSRAAALVHFVEQVGRDDTDALREALAKLEASEDTAPPKQ
- a CDS encoding GuaB1 family IMP dehydrogenase-related protein, with product MQFLPGHQPPYDLTYDDLFLVPNRTDVASRFDVDLSTADGSGTTIPIVVANMTAVAGRRMAETVARRGGIVVLPQDLPIAAASETIAFVKSRSLTADTPVTLDPERSVSEAVALMHKRAHGAVVVVDGGKPVGVVTEASCTDVDRFARLRDVAVTDFVRAPASTSPRDLFDLLEAEHAQLAVLIAEDGSLAGVLTRTGAIRAGIYQPNVDANNQLRVATAVGINGDVAARAKSLVDAGADLLVIDTAHGHQAKMLETLSAIRDLGLGVPLVAGNVVSAQGTRDLAAAGADIIKVGVGPGAMCTTRMMTGVGRPQFSAVAECATAAKELGVHIWADGGVRHPRDVALALAAGASNVMIGSWFAGTYESPGDLRVDRDGNAYKESFGMASKRAVAARTATDSGFDRARKALFEEGISSSRMRLDPERPGVEDLIDHICSGVRSACTYAGARSLTEFHDKAVLGVQSAAGFAEGRPLPSGW
- a CDS encoding hemolysin family protein — encoded protein: MGDLLGVLLTVVLLACNAFFVAAEFALISARRDRLEALAAQGKRKAHTVIRAGENLSMMLAAAQLGITICSILLGRVGEPAVAHLLEGPFELVGLPEQLLHPMAFAIALAIVVILHILFGEMIPKNIALAGPERSALLLVPAHLMWLRLARPLIAFYNLAANLSLRMLRIEPKDELEATVSSVELAEMIGESRSEGLLDEEEHRRLTQALGTSDRVVGDVMVQLATTRSVPLRGNGTTLGDIETAVAETGFSRYPVCASDGSLVGYLHVKDVLDKVADESAGPNTPIPRTDIRPLPTVSAGTPLYEALARLRRTNSHLGRVVDTRGNTVGIVALEDLVEEFVGTVRDGTHRVIE